One Streptomyces dangxiongensis genomic window, GCCTCCGACACGAACCGCTCACTGGTACGCCTCGTACGACGTCGGATGCTGGTCCGCGGCGTCCTGGGACAGGCCCTTGACGTGCAGGAAGGCGAGAGTGTCCCCGACGCGGTCGACGGACCGAACGTCGTCGCCTCCGTCCTCCCCTACCTGCCCCGCGAGGAACGGCTGCCAGAGAAAACGCTGGAGCGGATCGAGGCCCTGACCGATCTCCTTGCCGAGAGGTGCACAGCCGTCGTACTCGGTCCCGCCGACGCCTTGACGGAGCCGTTGCGTCCCCACGACTGGGCCGACCGCTTCCGCAGGGATTTTCTGACCAACGGCCTATTGAAGGCCGTGGTCGCTCTGCCTGGTGGGATCATGCCGTACCGGCCGGGGTACCGCACCGCGCTCTGGGTGCTGGCTCGTACATCGGAGCAGGAGAAGCGGGGCCGAGTCCTCCTCGCCGACTTGTCGGGCCAAGAGATGACCGAGCGGACTCTCACCGGGATCACCGAGGACATCCGACGGTGGCGAGCCGGTGGCTGGGGCAAGGACGATCTCCCCGCGCTCCACCACGGCGTGATCGTGTCCGTCGAGAGGCTCAACAGCCGTGCCGGTGCCGCGCTCACGGCCCGGACGCGCGCTACTACGGGGGCTCGGGACAGGGTCCTTCGCATGGCCGATCTGGAACTTCGGCTGAAGGAGCTCGGCGAGCGGGCCCATCGCGAGTCCGGTGCGGGTGGCCAACTGACGGCCCATGCCTCACTCCGCCCGGAGAGCAGCACCCCACCGTCCACCACCATCGCGCGGCTGCGCAAGGAGCGTCGCGTGCGTATGCTCCCGGGGCACAGGATCGCCACCGAGTACCTGCTGGACCGCGGTGACCACAACGTCCTGACCCCCGCCGAGGTCCTTGGCAGGAAACCGGTCGGCACCCACCGCATCGACCGTGCCCTGCTGATGACGGCATACCGGCACGTCGCCTTTACCGAACCCGGTGATCTTGTGATCACGGCTCAGCCAGAGTTCGGCGCGTACATCGACGCGGGCGGCTTCTCCGTCGTCGCCTATCCCGCCCGCGTGCTGAGGGTCCGGTCGGAGGCCGCGCGCCCTGTGCGGCCCCGGGTTCTGGCCGCGTTCCTGTCCATGGCAGCCGCGGAGTACCGGCGCACCCGGGGCTCCGTACACTCCGCGCTTACGCTCGAAGAGCTGGAATTTCCCGATGTCGGTCCGGTGGAAGCCGATCGTCTCGATGCCCTGCTCGAGGACATCGAACGGCGGTCATCGGTACTGCGGCAGCAGATCGGGGCTCTCGACGAGCTGGGGAGCCTCGCCACCGCCGGGATGGCCGACGGCACCCTTACCCTGCATGCCGACCAGTGATCCGCCGCTCAAGGAAGAGGAACCGCTGCCATGCTGTCGCGGATGAACCGAGCCGACGTCCGAACCGAGCTGTCCGGCGTACCGGGCTCCGGTGAGATCCAGCACGTCTTGTGGACAGCCGCGGACAAGCTGCGTGGCTCGATGGACATTGCCCGGTACAAGGAGTTCCTCCTCGGCCTGGTCTTTCTGAAGTACCTATCCGACGCCTTCGACGAGCGCCGCGCCAAGCTCGACGAGGAGCTCGCCGAGGAAGGCATGAACGCGGCACAACGGGCCGTCTTCCTGGAGGACAAGGACGAGTACATCGGCTACGGCGCCTGCTGGGTGCCGGAGTCCGCCCGCTGGAACGCCATCGCTGCCCGCACGGGGAGCGAGGACATCGGCCGGTACCTCGATGACGCGATCGACGCCGTCATGCGAGAGAACCCACCGCTCGCCGGTGTCCTGCCAAAAATCTACGGTCAGGAAGACATCGGCTGGCGTCGTCTCGCCGAGCTGGTCGCCCTCATGGACGACGCGCGGTTCACGGGCCCCGGAGGCAGGCCGGCACGGGACGTCCTGAGCGCGGTGTACGCGGACTTCCTCGACAGGTTCTCCCGGGCGGAAGGGAAACGAGGCGGTGACTTCCACCCCCCGGGGAGCGTGGCCCGGCTGCTGGTGGAGATGTTGGAGCCGTACGCGGGCCGGATCTACGACCCGGTCTGCGGCACGGCCGGGCTGCTCGTCCGGGCAGGAAATTTCGCTGCCGGACGCGAGACCACGGCACACACATACGGCTTGGCGTTGCACGGCCAAGAGCGGGATGAACGCACGTGGCGGCTGGCGAGGATGAACCTCGCGCTGCACGGTGTCGAAGGCGACCTGGCGTGGGGGGATTCCCTCGGCGAGGACCGGTACCCCGGTCTGGAAGCCGACTTCGTCCTGTCCATTCCCCCCTTCAACCTCAAGGAATGGCCACGAAACCCGGAGGACCCGCGTTGGCGGTTCGGTGTGCCGCCGCAAGCCAACGCGAACTTCGCATGGTTGCAGCACATCATCGCCAAGCTCGGAGACAAGGGCACCGCCGGTGTCGTTCTGGCTGGTGCCTCGGTCACTCGCGGCCGGGGCCGCGAAGACGAGATCCGCCGGGCGTTGGTCGAGGAAGATCTGGTGGCCTGCATGGTCGCACTACCGCCGCTCCTTTTCCGCGGCACCGGCGTTCCCGTATATCTGTGGCTCCTGGACAAGGACAAGTCCTCCCGGGGAACCAAGAACCTGGAAGACCGGCGTGGCCGCATACTGTTCATCGACGCCGGGGCCATGGGCGAGACAGCGGGCCGAGGAGAGCGCATCCTCTCCGACGGGGACCTCGCGAAGATCGTCGGCACGTATCGCGCATGGCGGGGCACGGCCTCGGCCGGGGGCAAGCGGTACAAGAACGTTGCCGGATTCTGTTTCTCTGCGGATGTGGCGGACGTCCGGCGCGAAGGCCATGTGCTGTCGCCGAACCGGTACATCGCCGAGGTCGGTGTCGAGTCGGCTGCCGAACGCATCGGGCGCCTGACGAAGGAGCTCGATGGGCTCTTCGGCTTGGCGGACGACCTGACGGAGGCGGTGCGGGCGCAGTTGCGGAGGGTCGATGGCTGACTGGAAGTTCGTCGAGTACCAGTCGCTGGCCGCGCCCGAAGACCGTTCGGCCTTCGCCATGGGCCCGTTCGGATCACGGATCACGAAGGAAGATTACGTTCGGGACGGAGTACCCATCATCCGCGGGACGAATCTGGCACGGGGAATTCTCGACGGTGAATTCGTCTACATCACGGAGGAGAAGGCGGACGAGGTGCTGTCGGCGAACGTCTTCCCGGGAGACGTCGTGTTCACCCACCGGGGTGCCATCGGCCAGGTGTCCGTGGTACCTCGCAGGCTGGGATACAGCCGGTACGTCATCGATTCGTCCCAGCTGCGGTCCCGGCTGGATCCGGCGAGAGCACTGCCCGAGTTCTACCACTACTGGTTCCGGTCGGAGGCGGGACGGCGTTCGCTTCTGACCCACACGTCGGCTGTGGGCGGGTCGGGCATGGCCGCTCCCCTGACGTCGATCCGCACCCTTCCGGTCCCGCACCCTCCGATGGCCGAGCAGGAGGGGGTGGTCGCCGTTCTCGGCGCGTTGGACGACAAGATCGCCGCAAACAGCCGCATCCTGGCCGCCACCCGCGAGCTGGCACTGGCACATTACGACCGGGCCGTCGAGTCGGCAGACGCTGTCCGGGTCGCCGTGGGGTCCGTCACGAGTGCGCTGCACCGGGGCGTCACACACCGGTACACGGACGCCCCTGATGGGGTGATCTTGCTCGACCAGGAGTGCGTCCGAGAAGGCCGGGTGATCACCGAGTCCGCGCGCCGGGCGCTCAGGGAGGAGGTGGACGCCGCCAGAATACTGCAGCGCCACGACGTGCTGGTCACCTCGTACGGCGCCGGCACACTCGGCCGTGTCGCCCGCTGGACCGCGGACGCGAATGCGGTGCCGGGCGCCCGTCTGCTGACGGTCCGCTTCGCGCCTGAACTGACCGACCCGCTTTGCGCGGGGTTCGCGATGCTGCGTGCACAGCCCCGCATCGAGGCCATGGCCGAGGGGACGCCCCGGCAGACCGGACTTCGGGAGACCCACCTGGCAGCCCTGGAGCTCCTCCTGCCCGCCGACGCCCACCGACCCGCGCTACGGGCTACGCTCGAGGCGCTGGAGAACCGGGCCGACCACGGACAGGCTGAGTCGGCCACCCTGGCCGAGCTCCGCGACAGCCTTCTTCCCCAGCTGATGACGGGCCGCCTGCGCGTAAGAGACGCCGAAGCAGTCGTGGAGGACGCTACGTGACCAGCCTGCCCATCGAGGCCGAGTTGGCGCAGCTCACGGTGACCGAGCTGACGCGGCTCGGCTGGGAGGCGTGTCCCGGAAACCGGCTCGCGCCCGGGTCCGGCCACCGCCGTGACTGGGACGGTCTGATCCTCCACAACCAGCTCCGCGAGGCGATCACCCGCCTCAACCCTGGCCTGCCTCCGGAGGCGGTGAGCCAAGCCGTGTCCGTCGCGGCCGGTCCTGTATCCCAGGACGCGTACACCGAAAACAGGCAGACGCACGCGTATATGACCCATGGGATTCGATCCGTCGTCTACACGGACGAGTTCGGCGCACGGCACAACCCCCCGATCCGACTGATCGATCTGAGGAACGCGGACGCCAACAGGTACATCGTGTCGACCGACACCGCACTCGCCGGCGGGGACGGGCAGCGTCGCCGCTTGGATCTCGTCCTCTACGTCAACGGGCTGCCGGTGGCCGTGATCGAGACGAAGCGGGCCCAGAACGGGGACGGGGCGCTGCGAGGGGCGCACCGCACGATGCAGCGGTGTGCGGAGGACTTCCCCGCCGCTTTCCGCTACAACGCCGTCACTCTGCTCTCATCTGGGACAGAAGCCGTATACGGGACGCCCTTCACTCCGTACGAGCAATATGCTGCCTGGAACGTAGACGAGTCGGGCCGGCCGGTACGGCCGGACCAAGCCGGTGAGGGAGACGCGACAGCAGAACAGCTGGCCCTGCGTGGCCTGTTCGACCGGACCCGACTGCTGCGCTTCGTCGATGGGTTCATCGACTTCACGTCCACCGGGAAGCGCATCGCCAGACCGCACCAGTATTTCGCAGCAACCAAGGCCGCACGAAGCGTGGTCGACGCCTTCCGCACCGACGGGCGGGCAGGTGTCGTGGCGCACGCCGCCGGAAGCGGCAAGTCCTGGACCATGGTGTTGACTTCCGGCGCCATCGCTCGCGACCCGGCACTGAACTGGCCTACGCTCGTCGTTGTCACGGACAATACCGAGCGCGACCACCAACTGTTCGCGACTTTCCAGGAGCACGGGCCTCCGCTGGAGCCCCTGTACCACGCGGACTCCCGTGAGGAATTGCGTGGGCTGCTGTCCGACATGCGTGCCGGCGGCACCGTCTTCACCACCTTGCAGAAATTCGGCCTCACCTCACGTGAGCACACGTCAGGGTCCGGACACCCCACGCTGTCCGAACGGCGGAACATCGTCGTCATCGTCGACGAAGCCCACCGATCGCACCGTTCCCTGCACGCCCGCCATCTCCGCGGGGCCCTGCCGAATGCAACCCTGCTCGCCTTCACCTCCGTACCGCTCTCGTCAGCCGACCGGATGATCCGCCAGGTGTTCGGACGCTCCATCGACACCTATGACCTCGAGCGGGCCACCTGCGATGGGGTAACGGTCCCCGTCCACTACGAGGACCGGACCCTCGAACTCGCCGGGGAATCCTGGCCGGATCTTCCAGAGTTCGACGAGGAGTCCGGACTGACTGCAGGATCCGGACGCCGTCGCACCGAGCGGACCGTCGCCGATCTGAACACCACACACGGCAGCCCGGCTCGGGTCCACGCCCTAGCCTCCGACCTGGTGGAGCACTGGGAGCAACGTCGCGCGCACATGACGCCGTTCATCGGCACACCCGGCAAGGCCATGGTCGTCTGTGCCACACGCGAGATGTGCGTGCGGATGTTCGAGGCCATCCGGGAACTACGGCCCGGGTGGGCCCATCAGGCGGTTGACCACGGCACGATGAAGATCGTCTTCTCGGGCTTGGGCATGGATCCGGATCGGCTGCGTTCCCATGCTCTGACTCCAGCGGAGCGCTCGACGGTAGTCAGACGGGCCCAGGATCCTGACGACGAGCTCGAACTGCTCATCGTGCACAGCATGCTGCTCACCGGCTTCGACGCGCCGCCGGTCCACACCATGTATCTGGACCGCTCCCTCAAGGGCAACCTGCTGATGCAGGCCATGGTTCGGGTCAACCGTCGCTTCCGCGGCAAGCCGGACGGTCTCCTCGTCGGCTACGTGCCTCTTGCCGACAACCTCCGGCAGATGCTTGCCGAACGCTCCGACACCGGCCAGGCCGTCCGATACGCGGCCGCGGACATCGACACGGCACTGGATGAGCTGCGCAAGGAGTACGACGCCTTGTGCGGCATCCTCGCGGACATCGACTGGCGCGCGCTGCTCGCAAGACCAGGTCCCCGGTCACACCTGGAAGCCGTACTAAAGACCTTGAATCATCTGCGCGACCCCCGCACTCCCGGAAACGACACTGCCGACCCGGCCCGCAATCTCGGGCGGCGCTATCGCGAGCACGCCTATCGCCTGGAGCGCTTCCATGCACTGACCTTCGCCAGCACCAAGATCGCGGAACGGTTTCCAGATGCTCCGGACTGGCGATCCGACCTGAAGTTCATGACGCAGGTCCGTGCCTGGATGGCCAGATTCGACGCCGCAGACCGCGAGGCAATCGGCCCGGATGAATCCCAAGATATGGCGCACATGGTGCACCAGCTGGCGCAGACCACCGGACCGGAGGCGCCCGCCACAGGACTCCAGGCGTCCGAAACCCCGCACTTGGCCACCGAGGCCATGCGGCGGCTGGCCGAGCGGTCCGTACACGAAGTCACCCAGCACAATGTCGTACGGCGCGGCGTCCTGTCGGCACGGTTGCGGGACCTGACGAGCGAATACGAACGGCAGCGGCTCACCAGCGGGGAGATCATCGCCGAGCTGACAGAGATGGTGCACGAGATAGCCTCGGACACCCACCGCGGTGAGCGGTTCGACCCGCCGCTGAGCCAGGACGAACTCGCCTTCTACGACGCGATCGCCGACCACGGCAAGGCCCGCGACCTCATCGGTGACGCAGCGCTTGCCGACATCGCCCGCGCGCTGGTGACGGCTGTGCGTCGGCAACTGACACCGGACTGGGTCTCCCACGAACCGGTCCGCGCCAGACTGCGCAGCACCATCAAACGGCTGCTCGCCCGGCACGGATACCCACCCGCCGAGGTCTTGGACGCGGTCGAGCTCATCACCAAGCAGCTGGAGTATTTCGCCCGAGAGTGGACGCGAGAGGAATTCAAGGACTGACGGCTTTGACAAGCAACAGTCCACACTACGCGGCGATGACAACCTTGACACCGGACGGCGAACACGGTGGACCTCGTGCCGCAGGCAAGTGTGGTTCGAAAACCGGGTGCAGCGCATGCAGGCCGATATCCTCAGACTCGACGGCGAAGACGGTTCGCTCCTCGTCTCCGTGCCGGAGCAGGAACCAGTCCATGAGTCGGGTCAGTCGGTACCGGTGACGCCCGCCCTCGGTACGGCAGACGCGTCACCGTCATCGAGGCCCCGCAGGTTGGTGAAAACGGAAGGTTCCACAAAAGCCCGACACATCGGTTGACCCGCGCTATCTGATCCAGGAAGACCACCTCACGCCCCGTCAGAAACAGCGTCAAACGAGCGTCAAGAACATTTCCCGAACCCGTCCCTTACGGAGTTGAGGCCGAGCGTTCTTCGACTCACACCTGCTGCGAAACCGCAGGTGAGACGCGTGGCGGGAACCTACAGCATGCTCCACGCGGTGAACCTACGGAAACATGTCGGCACAATCCGCCCGCAACCTGGGGAATCAGAGAATCAGCAGGTCAGCGGCCCTTTACTGCGGGCTCAAGAATTGCCACACACTCCACGTGCGAGGTCATGGAAACATGTCATGATGTGCCGAGGCGGAAGAACGCGCAGGTCACAGCATGTTTTTCGGTTCCGTCAGCGGGCTGCCAGGTGCCGAGAGCGTCACATGAGCGTCACGCCGGCTGAGGAATACGGCCGTACGGCGGACCGCCGGGGGCGGACCGCCGGCTGCTCCGGTGTAGGACCGCAGCCCCCTCGCCCCGTCTCGCTGTACCCGACCAGTACGACGGCTGCCTCCAGGTCGCGCACGCCGGCATCTACTACCGGACCACTCCCGTCTTCCGCATCGACGCGCCCGCGCACAGGTGGCCGACCAAGACCGTGTTCGTGGGCCTGGCCCGCCCCGATGCCTTGCGGTGAGTCCCCCGGTCCGCCAGGTACGGGGCGCCGAGTGCCATCCGACCGACGCCACGGCGCGACGTTCCAGCACCGCCCCGGCCCAGCCGCCGCACAAGCCCGTAATCTTGAGCACATGTCAGCCATCCGTCTTCTCGTACTGGGCGCGGTGCGCCGGCATGGGCGGGCCCACGGCTATCAGGTGCGCAACGACCTGGAGTACTGGGGTGCCCACGAGTGGTCCAACGCCAAGCCGGGGTCGATCTACCACGCCCTGAAGCAGATGGCGAAACAGGGACTCCTGCACGCGCACGAGACCGCCCCGTCCACGGCCGGCGGCCCTCCCCGGACCGAGTACGAGATGACGGCGAAGGGCACGGAGGAG contains:
- a CDS encoding DNA methyltransferase family protein encodes the protein MPSTHETHALGPSGETTWRISSTEIAALARVERAVPANWRRRHGDFPEPIARDGGRTFFDGREIVDWLLTTGHGNADENDLGTELALHSLSAWTSRIPGRQLLDVLTALMCLRHHEGVPLLSGEDTTWESIVERAGMLDEDDTCLISELTNAGPWGPPLSRLADELVAAAANTGRRHGGMLAVRHGPAADAFEWLLGVRHRLGLHDLTADTLTPGMTECIARLTGIDGTTDPVVANPGARGGDLLVALHSAAGPDITPRFVASDTNRSLVRLVRRRMLVRGVLGQALDVQEGESVPDAVDGPNVVASVLPYLPREERLPEKTLERIEALTDLLAERCTAVVLGPADALTEPLRPHDWADRFRRDFLTNGLLKAVVALPGGIMPYRPGYRTALWVLARTSEQEKRGRVLLADLSGQEMTERTLTGITEDIRRWRAGGWGKDDLPALHHGVIVSVERLNSRAGAALTARTRATTGARDRVLRMADLELRLKELGERAHRESGAGGQLTAHASLRPESSTPPSTTIARLRKERRVRMLPGHRIATEYLLDRGDHNVLTPAEVLGRKPVGTHRIDRALLMTAYRHVAFTEPGDLVITAQPEFGAYIDAGGFSVVAYPARVLRVRSEAARPVRPRVLAAFLSMAAAEYRRTRGSVHSALTLEELEFPDVGPVEADRLDALLEDIERRSSVLRQQIGALDELGSLATAGMADGTLTLHADQ
- a CDS encoding type I restriction-modification system subunit M encodes the protein MLSRMNRADVRTELSGVPGSGEIQHVLWTAADKLRGSMDIARYKEFLLGLVFLKYLSDAFDERRAKLDEELAEEGMNAAQRAVFLEDKDEYIGYGACWVPESARWNAIAARTGSEDIGRYLDDAIDAVMRENPPLAGVLPKIYGQEDIGWRRLAELVALMDDARFTGPGGRPARDVLSAVYADFLDRFSRAEGKRGGDFHPPGSVARLLVEMLEPYAGRIYDPVCGTAGLLVRAGNFAAGRETTAHTYGLALHGQERDERTWRLARMNLALHGVEGDLAWGDSLGEDRYPGLEADFVLSIPPFNLKEWPRNPEDPRWRFGVPPQANANFAWLQHIIAKLGDKGTAGVVLAGASVTRGRGREDEIRRALVEEDLVACMVALPPLLFRGTGVPVYLWLLDKDKSSRGTKNLEDRRGRILFIDAGAMGETAGRGERILSDGDLAKIVGTYRAWRGTASAGGKRYKNVAGFCFSADVADVRREGHVLSPNRYIAEVGVESAAERIGRLTKELDGLFGLADDLTEAVRAQLRRVDG
- a CDS encoding restriction endonuclease subunit S; this encodes MADWKFVEYQSLAAPEDRSAFAMGPFGSRITKEDYVRDGVPIIRGTNLARGILDGEFVYITEEKADEVLSANVFPGDVVFTHRGAIGQVSVVPRRLGYSRYVIDSSQLRSRLDPARALPEFYHYWFRSEAGRRSLLTHTSAVGGSGMAAPLTSIRTLPVPHPPMAEQEGVVAVLGALDDKIAANSRILAATRELALAHYDRAVESADAVRVAVGSVTSALHRGVTHRYTDAPDGVILLDQECVREGRVITESARRALREEVDAARILQRHDVLVTSYGAGTLGRVARWTADANAVPGARLLTVRFAPELTDPLCAGFAMLRAQPRIEAMAEGTPRQTGLRETHLAALELLLPADAHRPALRATLEALENRADHGQAESATLAELRDSLLPQLMTGRLRVRDAEAVVEDAT
- a CDS encoding type I restriction endonuclease subunit R; amino-acid sequence: MTSLPIEAELAQLTVTELTRLGWEACPGNRLAPGSGHRRDWDGLILHNQLREAITRLNPGLPPEAVSQAVSVAAGPVSQDAYTENRQTHAYMTHGIRSVVYTDEFGARHNPPIRLIDLRNADANRYIVSTDTALAGGDGQRRRLDLVLYVNGLPVAVIETKRAQNGDGALRGAHRTMQRCAEDFPAAFRYNAVTLLSSGTEAVYGTPFTPYEQYAAWNVDESGRPVRPDQAGEGDATAEQLALRGLFDRTRLLRFVDGFIDFTSTGKRIARPHQYFAATKAARSVVDAFRTDGRAGVVAHAAGSGKSWTMVLTSGAIARDPALNWPTLVVVTDNTERDHQLFATFQEHGPPLEPLYHADSREELRGLLSDMRAGGTVFTTLQKFGLTSREHTSGSGHPTLSERRNIVVIVDEAHRSHRSLHARHLRGALPNATLLAFTSVPLSSADRMIRQVFGRSIDTYDLERATCDGVTVPVHYEDRTLELAGESWPDLPEFDEESGLTAGSGRRRTERTVADLNTTHGSPARVHALASDLVEHWEQRRAHMTPFIGTPGKAMVVCATREMCVRMFEAIRELRPGWAHQAVDHGTMKIVFSGLGMDPDRLRSHALTPAERSTVVRRAQDPDDELELLIVHSMLLTGFDAPPVHTMYLDRSLKGNLLMQAMVRVNRRFRGKPDGLLVGYVPLADNLRQMLAERSDTGQAVRYAAADIDTALDELRKEYDALCGILADIDWRALLARPGPRSHLEAVLKTLNHLRDPRTPGNDTADPARNLGRRYREHAYRLERFHALTFASTKIAERFPDAPDWRSDLKFMTQVRAWMARFDAADREAIGPDESQDMAHMVHQLAQTTGPEAPATGLQASETPHLATEAMRRLAERSVHEVTQHNVVRRGVLSARLRDLTSEYERQRLTSGEIIAELTEMVHEIASDTHRGERFDPPLSQDELAFYDAIADHGKARDLIGDAALADIARALVTAVRRQLTPDWVSHEPVRARLRSTIKRLLARHGYPPAEVLDAVELITKQLEYFAREWTREEFKD